A stretch of Phragmites australis chromosome 12, lpPhrAust1.1, whole genome shotgun sequence DNA encodes these proteins:
- the LOC133886393 gene encoding uncharacterized protein LOC133886393, with amino-acid sequence MVFTVKTTVLLVLAALICCHPRMGNAQITTAGCHLSDIHVSTVRTGKVVGGQPQYRVTIENRCSCPQNGVTVFCAGLPSTEPVDESKIRTEDGGVCLVNDGMKFSRGSPVTFTYAWKTPQEFKPAMAVSRCGYPPSSSNDIKS; translated from the coding sequence ATGGTTTTCACAGTCAAGACCACCGTCCTGCTCGTCCTCGCCGCCCTCATTTGCTGCCATCCGCGAATGGGCAACGCACAGATCACTACTGCCGGCTGTCACCTGTCGGACATCCACGTCTCAACGGTGCGGACGGGGAAGGTGGTGGGCGGGCAGCCACAGTACCGGGTGACCATCGAGAACCGCTGCTCGTGCCCGCAGAACGGCGTCACGGTTTTCTGCGCCGGCCTGCCCAGCACCGAGCCCGTGGACGAGAGCAAGATCCGCACGGAGGACGGCGGGGTCTGCCTCGTCAATGACGGCATGAAGTTCTCCCGTGGGTCGCCCGTGACGTTCACCTACGCGTGGAAGACGCCGCAGGAGTTCAAACCGGCGATGGCCGTGTCCCGGTGCGGGTACCCACCGTCGTCGTCGAATGATATTAAGAGCTAa